The genomic DNA CGGCGCAGGCCGCATCGACGCGGCCCGCACCCTGCGCGCGGCCCTGCGGCGCGGTGGTGAAATGAACGCGCTGGCGCTCAAGAAACCGCGCCCGCGCTGGCCCAATCTGGTGGTGCTGTGCGACATCTCTGGCTCGATGAGCCAGTATTCCCGCATCATACTGCATTTCCTGCACGCGGTCGCCAACGAACGCGGGGCGGGCTGGGCGCAGGTGCACGCATTCACCTTCGGCACGCAGCTGACCAACATCACCCGTCACCTGGCGACCCGCGATGTGGATGCAGCCCTCAAGGCGGCCGGCGCCGAGGCGCAGGACTGGGAAGGCGGCACGCGTATCGGTCAGAGCATCGAGGCGTTCAACCGCGACTGGTCGCGCCGGGTTCTGGGGCAGGGGGCAGTGGTGCTGCTGATCACCGACGGTCTGGACCGCGACGACCCCGCGGCGCTGGCCCGGCAGATGCAGCGCCTGCACCTGTCGGCACGGCGCGTGATCTGGCTCAACCCGCTTCTGCGCTGGGACGGCTTCGCACCCAAGGCTGCGGGCATCCGCGCCATGCTGCCCCATGTCGACAGCTTTCGCGCGGGCCATTCCATCGCCTCGCTCGAAGCGCTGGCCGCGGCTATCTCGAAACCCGACGATCTGGGTGAAAAAACGCGCCTGATGGCGATGGTGGAGGACGGGTAGGCGCTGCGGGGCTCTCCTGTCCGGAAAACCGCAGCCGCCCTTGCCCGATCCTCCGTCTGCCCCCGCGCCCTGTGCCGGTCAAGAAAAATAGCCGTATCCCCGCCTGCGGCGCGGAGCCTCGGCGATTTGTCTGGACCGGCGTCGGGCGCGTGTGCCGCCCTCGATCACGCAAGGGCGGCTCCGGTCCGGAAAAGGATCAGGTCACACGCGCGGCAAAGCTGGTGGCGTGTAGCTGCGACAGATCGGACAGGGGCGCGCTTGCCTCGCCCATCTGCACCGTGTCACCGCCAAAGCGGCCCACCGCGACAAGCGACAGGCCCGCCGATTGCGCCGAAGCGTGCAGCAGATCGGCATTTTCCGGCGTCGCCGCAATGAGATAGCGCGCCTGATCCTCTCCGAAAAGATGACCGGTGTCGCCGCTGTCGAGCGTCACGCCCAGATTGGCATGATCCGCCATCTCGAAGGCCGCCAGCGCCAGTCCGCCATCCGACAGGTCGGTGCAGGCCGCGATATGGGCGCGGCCCGCGCGGATGAAATCGCCATGCGCCGCTTCGGCAGCCAGATCGACCGCCGGCGCATCGCCCTCGGCCCGCCCCAAGGCTTCGGCCAGCAGGGCCGATTGACCCAGGTGCGCCCCCGCGCCGCCCAGCAGCAGCGCCACGTGGCCGTCTTGCACGTCAAATCCGATGATGTCGTCCACATGGCTCAGCAGACCCACAGCCCCGATCGTGGGGGTGGGCAGGATCGCCGATCCGTCGGTTTCATTGTAAAGCGACACGTTGCCCGACACGATCGGCATGTCGAGCGCGCTCACCGCTTCTCCGATGCCCTTGATGGCGCCCACGAACTGGCCCATGATCTCGGGCTTTTCGGGGTTGCCGAAATTCAGGTTGTCGGTGCTCGCCAAGGGGCGCGCGCCCACGGCCGTCAGATTGCGGTAGGCTTCGGCCACGGCCTGCTTGCCACCCTCGACGGGATTGGCGCGCACGTAGCGCGGGGTCACATCCGATGTAAACGCCAGCGCCTTGTCGGTGCCGTGCACCCGCACGATGCCCGCGCCAAAGCCGGGTGTGCGGGCGGTGTCGGCCATGACCATGGTGTCGTATTGCTCGTACACCCATGACTTGCCTGCGTAATTTGGGCTCGCGATCAGGGCGCGCAACCCTTCGATGGGGTCGATGCCGGGCACATCCGCCAGCGGGTCGGCCGCAGGGGTCTCGACCCAGGGGCGGTCGTATTCGGGCGCGGTGCCCGACAGCGCCTTGAGCGGCAGATCGGCTTTCACCTCGCCGTTCAGGCGGATCAGGAACCGGTCCTCGGCAATCGTCTCGCCGACGATGGCGAAATCCAGATCCCATTTGTCGAACACCGCCTTTGCCTCGGCCTCCAGCTCGGGGCGCAGGACCATCAGCATGCGCTCCTGGCTTTCGGACAGCATCATCTCGTATGCGGTCATGTTCTCCTCGCGGGTGGGGACCTTTTCGAGATCGAGGATCACGCCCAGATCGCCCTTGTCGCCCATCTCCACCGCCGAACAGGTCAGGCCCGCGGCCCCCATGTCCTGAATGGAAATGACGGCACCGGTCGCCATCAGCTCCAGCGTCGCCTCCATCAGGCGCTTTTCGGTGAACGGATCGCCGACCTGCACAGTGGGGCGCTTTTCCTCGATGGTGTCGTCGAATTCGGCGCTGGCCATGGTGGCGCCGCCAACCCCGTCGCGGCCCGTCTTGGCGCCCAGATACACAACCGGCATGCCGATGCCGGAGGCGGCAGAATAGAAAATCTTGTCCGCATCGGCCAATCCCGCGGCAAAGGCGTTGACCAGACAGTTGCCGTTATAGGCCGGATCAAACCGGACCTCGCCGCCGACACAAGGCACGCCGAAACAATTGCCGTAACCGCCCACACCGGCCACGACACCGTGGACCAGCTGCTTGGTCTTGTGGTGGCCGGGTTCGCCAAAGCTCAGGCTGTTCATCGACGCGATCGGGCGGGCGCCCATGGTAAAGACATCGCGCAGGATGCCGCCGACACCGGTGGCCGCCCCCTGATAGGGCTCGATATAGGAGGGGTGGTTGTGGCTCTCCATCTTGAACACCACCGCCTGACCATCGCCAATGTCCACAACGCCCGCGTTCTCACCGGGGCCGCAGATCACCTGCGGGCCATCGGTGGGCAGGGTGCGCAGCCACTTCTTGGAGGACTTGTAGGAACAATGCTCGTTCCACATCGCCGAAAAAATGCCCAGCTCGGTAAAGCTCGGCGTGCGCCCGATCAGATCAAGGATCGTCTGGTATTCGCTGTCGCTCAGCCCGTGGGCGGCAATGATTTCTGGTGTGATGGATGGCTCTGACATATGGGCGTGTCCCCGGATGCAACTGAAGGTGCGCTCCTCTTACGTCAGGTGGCGGCAGGGGGAAAGCCTCTGATTGGCAGGGCAGGGCAATGCCGCGCCAAAAACGGCAAACGCCCCCACGCCGGAGGGCGCAGGGGCGGTTGCAATGGTCACGATCGCTTAGGAAATGATCGCGGTCTTGCGGGTGTCGTTGTCGTTGTTGCCACCCTCGGCGGCTTTGCCGTAGATTTCCTCGGCAGTGGCGTCGATGAACAGTTTGCCGTCGGCCACGTTAAAGCTCCCGGGCAGCAGGGTCAGCACCAGACGGTCACCTTCCACGCTGGGGTTGGTCGATACGTCGATTTCCAGCTCCGGGTTGCCCAGTGTATTGACGGTCACGTCCGTCACCTTGCCGAGCATTTCACCATCAGTGGTGCGGAAATCCGCGCCCACGACGTTTGTCATCACTTCGAAATCGGATGCCGACACGCCCAGAATTGCGGGGCTTGTCTGCTCGGCCTCGATACGTGCGCTGTCGATGCCCAGCTTCTCGTCGGTTTCGCCGCCGTTGCGGATCACCGTGTCATCCTGGTTCGGAATATACTGGTTCGACGTGACGATCGCATCTGCTTCTGCCGCTGTGGTGTTCACCGGATCGTTGTTCTGGCTGGCGAACGCTGCAGGGGCAGCGGCAAGTGCGGCAACGGCGGCGGCGGTGGTCATGATGTTACGTGTCATCGTGGTCTCTCCTTCAAATGTGTTTGCCAATCAATGTCGGCGTTGGATACACAACGGAAAGCCCGCGCCATCGTTCCAAGAAAATCTGGAAAACCCCGCAGATTTGGCGCGTAAGTATATGATTTATATCGAGAATAAATTATTGATTTTTTGTGCAGTTGCAGCATTCATCCCGCAACCTTTGCGCGATACCCTGACTAAAATCACCCGCACTCCCTGCAATTTGCGCGGGCAGACGGCGTTTACCATGAGCGTGCCGCAAGAAACCTCGGGGCAAAAAAAAGACCGGGCACAAAGGCCCGGCCAAGTCCAACAGGGAGGTATAAGGCGAGGGCCCCGAGGGACCGCTGCAAACCTTATGATGGTCAATTAGGGTGCGACCTGCCCGCAATCAAGGCATTTTCTGCTTAAACGTGTGCAACCCTGTTATGCAAAAGTTGCATGGCTCGGAGGTCAGCTGGCCAGACCGCGCATTTCCTTGCGGTAGGAAATGATCTCGTCCTGCACGAAATCCTTGAACGCGGCGACCCGTTTAGATTGCCGCAATTCCTCTGGATACGCGAGGAAAACAGGCACTTCGGCGGATTCGACATCCGGAAGGACTCGCACCAGCTGCGGGAACTCCTGGATCAGGTAATCGGGCAGGACGCCGATGCCCAGATCGTGCAGAACCCCTTGCAATACCCCGAAATAGTTGTTGACAGTCAGCAAGGACCGCACGTCGTTCATCATCAGTTGCTGGATCAGCTGGAGACCTGCGCCGACCTGATCGGAGTTGGTGTTCTGGCAAATCAGCCGGTGGTCGCTGATGTCGGCTTCGGTCTGCGGGGTGCCATGTGCCTCAAGATAGGACTGGCTGGCGTACAGCCGCATCTGCACGGTCATCAACCGCTTGCGGATCAGGTCGGCCTGGCTCGGCTCCTTGAGCCGGATGGCGACGTCCGCTTCCCGCATAGGTAGGTCCAATACCCGTTCCTCAAGCATCAGATCGACCTTCAGATCGGGATATTTGTCATACAGTTTCGACAGACGCGGGGCCAGCCACAACGTACCGAATCCCGTGGTGGTGGTCACACGCAATTCGCCGAACACTTCTTCTTCGCTGTCGCGGATGCGCGCCGAGGCGGCATCGACGCGCTTTGTCATCGCCGATGTCGCGTCAAACAGCAACTCACCCTGTTCCGTCAGGATCAGCCCGCGCGCGTGGCGGTGGAACAGATTGGTGTTCAGCTGCTCTTCGAGACCGCGGATTTGGCGGCTCACGGCCGATTGTGATAGGTTCAACTTATCGCCCGCATGGGTCAGTGACCCGGCATCCGCAACCGCGTGAAAAATTCTCAGTTTGTCCCAATCCATCGAACCGCTTTCTGTAAACTGCCATATCCCTATCGCATATGCGCAGCCGGACCTAGGGGGAGGCTGCACGAATTTGAAGCAGGGCAGATAAACACCTATACAGGTCAGCATCTGTGACCTATAATGCCGCCAAAGCTGTAGATGACTTGGCCATATTTCTTGGGAGGGAAAGCATGACCACGCAGAAGATTTCTCTGAACGACCGGTTTGATCTGTCCAAAAGCCCCGTCCTGCTCAACGGCACGCAGGCGCTGGTGCGCATGATGATGATGCAAGCGGCCCGCGACCGCGCGGCGGGGCTCAACACGGCCGGGCTGGTCACGGGCTACCGCGGCTCTCCGCTGGGCGCCGTCGATCTGCAGATGAGCCGCGCCGAAAAGCCGCTGGCCGAGCATAACATCATCTTTCAGGCCGGCCTGAACGAAGATCTGGCCGCCACCGCGCTCTGGGGCAGCCAGCAAGCCGAGTTGCGCGGCGAGGGCAAATACGACGGTGTGTTCGGGCTGTGGTACGGCAAGGGGCCCGGCGTCGACCGCTCCGGCGACGTCATGCGCCACGCCAACATGGCCGGCAGCAGCGCCAAGGGCGGCGTGCTGATGGCGATGGGCGACGATCACACCGGCGAATCCTCCACCGTGCTGCACCAGTCCGAATGGGCGATGGTCGACGCCTACATGCCCGTGGTCTCGCCCGCGGGCGTGCAGGAAATCATGGACTACGGGATCTACGGCTGGGCGCTCTCGCGGTTCTCGGGCCTCTGGGTGGGGCTGAAAACCATGAAGGACACGGTCGAGGCGACAAGCGTCGTCGACGGCGATCCCTTCCGCATGGAGCTGACCACCCCCGATTTCGACATGCCCGACGGCGGTCTGAACATCCGGCTCATCGACACGCCGCACGCGCAAGAGGCGCGGATGATCGACCACAAGCGCTTCGCCGCCGAAGCCTTCAGCCACGCCAACAAGATGGACAAACGCATCTGGGGCAAGCCGGGTGCGAAAATCGGCTTCGTGGCCGCGGGCAAGAACTGGCTCGATCTGGTGCACGCGCTCAGCCTGCTGAACATCGACGCGAACGAGGCCGAGCGGCTGGGCATTACCACCTACAAAGTGGGCCAGACCTTCCCGCTCGACATGCGCGGCTTCCATGACTGGGCCGAAGGGCTCGACCTGATCGTCGTGGTCGAGGAAAAGCGCAAGCTGATCGAGGTGCAGATCAAGGAGGCGATCTTTGACGACCGGCGCGGGCGGCGGGTTTATGGCTGGCACAAGGGCGGCGGGGCAGGCTCCATGCACGGGGCCGAACTCTTCCCGACGCGCGGCGCGCTCGATCCGATCATGATTGCCGAAAAACTCGGTGGCATCCTGCTGGAGGAAGGGCGCGACACCGACGCCATCCGCGCGGGCCTGCAAAAACTCGATGAGGCCCGCCGCGCCGACAACGCCGAAGACATCGCCGCGCGCACGCCCTATTTCTGCTCGGGCTGCCCGCACAACACATCGACCAAAGTGCCCGAAGGTGCGCGGGCCTACGCGGGCAT from Sulfitobacter sp. S190 includes the following:
- a CDS encoding VWA domain-containing protein, whose product is MVEHIPLDLPDDPKLAGNITHFARALRRAGLPIGPGRVIDAIRAVQAAGFTDKRDFYWTLHACFVNRPEQSRIFGQIFRLYWRDPRYLEHMMAAMLPAIRGVQEDRPAQAAEKRAAEALLDGAEAPPREEEEQPPEEDTMIEVDASLTMSSTERLRTLDFELMSLDEVAQAKRMLARLSLPIKPLPSRRAAPSFGAGRIDAARTLRAALRRGGEMNALALKKPRPRWPNLVVLCDISGSMSQYSRIILHFLHAVANERGAGWAQVHAFTFGTQLTNITRHLATRDVDAALKAAGAEAQDWEGGTRIGQSIEAFNRDWSRRVLGQGAVVLLITDGLDRDDPAALARQMQRLHLSARRVIWLNPLLRWDGFAPKAAGIRAMLPHVDSFRAGHSIASLEALAAAISKPDDLGEKTRLMAMVEDG
- the purL gene encoding phosphoribosylformylglycinamidine synthase subunit PurL, which gives rise to MSEPSITPEIIAAHGLSDSEYQTILDLIGRTPSFTELGIFSAMWNEHCSYKSSKKWLRTLPTDGPQVICGPGENAGVVDIGDGQAVVFKMESHNHPSYIEPYQGAATGVGGILRDVFTMGARPIASMNSLSFGEPGHHKTKQLVHGVVAGVGGYGNCFGVPCVGGEVRFDPAYNGNCLVNAFAAGLADADKIFYSAASGIGMPVVYLGAKTGRDGVGGATMASAEFDDTIEEKRPTVQVGDPFTEKRLMEATLELMATGAVISIQDMGAAGLTCSAVEMGDKGDLGVILDLEKVPTREENMTAYEMMLSESQERMLMVLRPELEAEAKAVFDKWDLDFAIVGETIAEDRFLIRLNGEVKADLPLKALSGTAPEYDRPWVETPAADPLADVPGIDPIEGLRALIASPNYAGKSWVYEQYDTMVMADTARTPGFGAGIVRVHGTDKALAFTSDVTPRYVRANPVEGGKQAVAEAYRNLTAVGARPLASTDNLNFGNPEKPEIMGQFVGAIKGIGEAVSALDMPIVSGNVSLYNETDGSAILPTPTIGAVGLLSHVDDIIGFDVQDGHVALLLGGAGAHLGQSALLAEALGRAEGDAPAVDLAAEAAHGDFIRAGRAHIAACTDLSDGGLALAAFEMADHANLGVTLDSGDTGHLFGEDQARYLIAATPENADLLHASAQSAGLSLVAVGRFGGDTVQMGEASAPLSDLSQLHATSFAARVT
- a CDS encoding LysR family transcriptional regulator; this encodes MDWDKLRIFHAVADAGSLTHAGDKLNLSQSAVSRQIRGLEEQLNTNLFHRHARGLILTEQGELLFDATSAMTKRVDAASARIRDSEEEVFGELRVTTTTGFGTLWLAPRLSKLYDKYPDLKVDLMLEERVLDLPMREADVAIRLKEPSQADLIRKRLMTVQMRLYASQSYLEAHGTPQTEADISDHRLICQNTNSDQVGAGLQLIQQLMMNDVRSLLTVNNYFGVLQGVLHDLGIGVLPDYLIQEFPQLVRVLPDVESAEVPVFLAYPEELRQSKRVAAFKDFVQDEIISYRKEMRGLAS
- a CDS encoding PRC-barrel domain-containing protein codes for the protein MTRNIMTTAAAVAALAAAPAAFASQNNDPVNTTAAEADAIVTSNQYIPNQDDTVIRNGGETDEKLGIDSARIEAEQTSPAILGVSASDFEVMTNVVGADFRTTDGEMLGKVTDVTVNTLGNPELEIDVSTNPSVEGDRLVLTLLPGSFNVADGKLFIDATAEEIYGKAAEGGNNDNDTRKTAIIS